The Caldanaerobius fijiensis DSM 17918 genome segment GACTTTTACGTAGAATTTAAGAAATTGAAACCTTCTAAGAAATATGAAAGAAGAAATATACTTCATATGTCATATATTTTTCACCTTTTTAAAATAAAAAAGGCTCTTGACGAGAAAAAATATATGAGAGCATGTAACGAATTGATTTCCTTGATGCACTATGAACCTTTTCTGCAAGGAAGAATTTATCCATATCTCATGCAGGCTCTGGAACGCGCTATGGCAAAGCATAAGAACGAGATAAAAATCGGTGATATAATTCATGTGTAGAAAAGGGATGGTCTTCAATGTTCAGGATAACATTGCCGAAGGATGCGGACGGGTACAAGACCGGCAATGATGTGTGGGACAAGCTTCATCTCTCCGGCTTCATGAGGATAGAGAAGCACGATGACGGCTGGCTTATTCAGATAGAGCCGGAGAAGAAAGTTTCGTTGGGCGACATAGAAAGGGTGCTGCCGAAACATGCAAAGGTGGAGGAGGTGCAGAAGACGAAAGAGAAATTCAAGGAGGAATATGATGAGGAGGAATAGGAGGCGGGCAAATGCCTGCTTTTTTTGTGTGAACAAAACCGACAGGGAGTGGTAAACAATGATACTCATGTTGAGCACAAACTTGAACCACATAAGGCGGGTTTACAGCAAGGATATGACTGTTGCGACATCAATCGTATCCGCAGAGATACAGTTGAAACGCAATAAATATTCGTTAGTCATAAAGGACGGCATTGACTATGACGTTCAGGGTATAAAATGCATGACGTACGAAGAATACCTGAAGGAACATATGAAGCTTGAAGAGGAGAAACCAAAAGAAGCTACGAAGCCCTTGGCCGTTTTAAATGCATTGAAAGAAAAAAGCACGGTGAAAACCAAAACACGCAGCATATACAGGCAGGAAGTGGTATCCGTATGGTCCGTCAAAGGCGGTATCGGCAAAACCACGCTGGCCAAGGCACTTGCGGAGAGCGTGCCGAAAGAACTGAAGGTGCTTCTTGTGGATTTGAACTTTGCGGACGGAGGAGCGGATTTGAGCTTCATATACAACCTTCCGCAACTTCCGCACATCGGAATGTACCTGAAAGAGAAGGATAATTTAAACAAGTACGTGATAAGTGTGAGCAGTAATATTTACGTTCTGCAAGCTCCGCCGAAGGTTTCTCTGGTTTCAACAATAACCGCAAACGACATAACGCAGCTTGCAAACGACGCAAGGCTTGATTACGACCTCATACTGTTTGACCTTCCGC includes the following:
- a CDS encoding AAA family ATPase — encoded protein: MILMLSTNLNHIRRVYSKDMTVATSIVSAEIQLKRNKYSLVIKDGIDYDVQGIKCMTYEEYLKEHMKLEEEKPKEATKPLAVLNALKEKSTVKTKTRSIYRQEVVSVWSVKGGIGKTTLAKALAESVPKELKVLLVDLNFADGGADLSFIYNLPQLPHIGMYLKEKDNLNKYVISVSSNIYVLQAPPKVSLVSTITANDITQLANDARLDYDLILFDLPHIASDVVREALNRSTKVLVLTSADESELARIHVAKTENMTVVICRPHNRSWKKYMDVLNMPYVEVHDVKNDVDLVLDKIYG